From a single Sediminibacterium sp. KACHI17 genomic region:
- a CDS encoding TonB-dependent receptor, whose product MLSKRLLQFVIAVLLMPALSLAQNTTSSMSGTVKTTTGEELVGATVTATHEPTGTVYRVQSRTGGRFNINNMNPGGPYSVEVSFVNFANEKKTEIYLSLGESFKLDFAMANKAGNLGEVTVSASRRTTEASGKGGAETLIGRDKMANLPTVGRNIYDYLRAVPQAKLGASEGAVTIAGQNNRYNSFYVDGAVNNDVFGLSASGTNGGQAAIAPISIDAIDQFQVVISPFDASLGNFVGGGINAITRSGTNKTEGSVYYFLQNEKLAGKTPTGLKQNATRLGNFSKKTYGFRVGGAITKNKLFYFINVDLQRDVRPQPFDFSQYRGNSNLAAITGLANTLRTNYGYEAGGFLDNTEEVNADRITARIDWNISDRHKLSVSNRYTKGERLNTSTSSSTTINFYNNGFSFPTRTNSTSAELKSLVGKSSSNKLLITFTDVLDDRSPIGQNFPRVRINDGAGALVFGPDNSSTVNYLRQKNWSLYDEFKFTLGKHSMKVGVDYEYSDVVNAFIQNTFGNYTYSNLNDFLTNARPQAYTYGFSNIDAGKGDATKAAADFLIAKGSLFANDEIRASDNLSISLGVRADYYKILSKPWEDVYTNTVAIPKFSEYYNLQGARSGMTPKIPLALSPRVGFTYKIPEENLVVRGGMGLFTGRIPLVWPGAIFNNNGIFVGGYSANATQLNTIRFRPDPSNQWSPAEVGAGITKGPLNLTAAEFKVPKLFRTSIAFDKKFGDGWSGSLEAIYSKNLNEIYYTNINLLPPVGTSLGAGSRNVYPTTNNGRIPLNADGSNPYDNAILLSNNQGPTGYAYNFTASVSKRTRTGFAFDLSYTFGNSTTVNDGTSSVNLSQWRFMETVNGRNFITRSNSDFSAGHRIFAYLSKKFEYANKKLATTVTLVYTGQSGNPYSYVYGVGSMVRDDGTNGTNDLIYIPTSADLSSMIFLSNTVSGVTYTPDQQRAALESFIQSDNYLRQNRGKFAERNGSRLPFTNIIDLKIAQDFNIKVGNRRYQFQLTYDVFNFGNMLNRNWGRTYFLSNDNFQLIQFAGYVNAATNLTPQFRFNPTQVGRSPWNVSTTTNAAYAARWISQVGLRFNF is encoded by the coding sequence ATGCTAAGTAAAAGACTCTTGCAATTTGTCATTGCGGTTTTACTGATGCCGGCCTTATCACTGGCACAGAATACCACCAGTAGTATGAGTGGTACTGTGAAAACAACAACAGGTGAAGAGCTGGTTGGTGCTACCGTAACAGCAACCCATGAGCCTACCGGTACTGTTTATCGCGTTCAAAGCCGTACAGGTGGTCGTTTTAACATCAACAATATGAACCCCGGTGGTCCGTATTCTGTTGAAGTATCGTTCGTGAATTTTGCGAATGAGAAAAAAACTGAGATTTACCTGAGTCTGGGTGAATCCTTCAAGTTAGACTTTGCTATGGCTAATAAAGCCGGCAATCTTGGTGAAGTAACAGTATCTGCAAGCCGCAGAACTACGGAAGCTTCTGGTAAAGGTGGTGCCGAAACTTTAATTGGTCGTGATAAAATGGCAAATCTGCCTACAGTAGGTCGTAACATTTACGATTATCTCCGTGCTGTACCTCAGGCTAAACTGGGTGCTAGTGAAGGTGCTGTAACGATTGCCGGACAAAATAACCGTTACAACTCTTTCTATGTTGACGGTGCTGTAAATAACGACGTATTTGGTTTGTCTGCTTCTGGTACCAATGGTGGTCAGGCAGCGATCGCTCCTATCTCTATTGATGCGATCGACCAGTTCCAGGTTGTGATCTCTCCATTTGATGCGTCACTTGGTAACTTCGTAGGTGGTGGTATCAATGCGATCACTCGTTCTGGAACCAACAAAACTGAAGGTTCTGTTTACTATTTCTTACAAAATGAGAAACTGGCTGGTAAAACTCCCACAGGATTGAAGCAGAATGCAACCAGATTAGGTAACTTCTCTAAGAAGACTTATGGTTTCCGTGTAGGTGGCGCCATCACAAAGAACAAGTTGTTCTATTTCATCAACGTGGATCTTCAGCGTGATGTTCGTCCTCAACCATTTGATTTCTCTCAATACCGTGGTAACAGTAACCTTGCTGCGATCACAGGTTTAGCAAATACACTCAGAACCAATTATGGTTATGAAGCAGGTGGTTTCCTTGACAATACGGAAGAAGTGAATGCTGATCGTATCACTGCACGTATTGACTGGAACATTAGCGACAGACATAAATTATCAGTTAGTAACCGTTACACCAAAGGTGAGCGTTTGAATACAAGTACTAGCTCAAGCACTACCATTAACTTTTATAACAATGGATTTAGCTTCCCTACAAGAACCAACTCAACTTCTGCTGAGTTAAAGAGCCTTGTAGGTAAAAGCTCAAGCAACAAATTGTTGATCACTTTTACCGATGTATTGGATGATCGTAGCCCGATCGGACAAAACTTCCCAAGAGTTCGTATCAATGATGGTGCTGGTGCATTGGTATTTGGACCTGATAACAGCTCTACTGTTAACTACCTGAGACAAAAGAACTGGTCTTTATATGATGAGTTCAAATTCACTTTAGGTAAGCACTCTATGAAAGTGGGTGTTGATTATGAGTATAGCGATGTAGTAAACGCCTTCATTCAAAATACATTTGGTAACTATACCTATTCAAATCTGAATGATTTCCTGACCAATGCTAGACCTCAGGCTTATACCTATGGTTTCTCTAACATTGATGCAGGTAAAGGTGATGCTACCAAAGCTGCTGCTGATTTCTTGATCGCAAAAGGATCATTGTTTGCAAACGATGAGATCAGAGCATCTGATAACTTAAGCATTAGCTTAGGTGTAAGAGCTGACTACTATAAGATATTGAGCAAGCCATGGGAAGATGTTTATACCAACACTGTAGCAATCCCTAAGTTCTCTGAGTATTACAACCTGCAGGGTGCACGTTCTGGTATGACACCAAAAATTCCTTTGGCATTGTCACCAAGAGTTGGTTTCACTTACAAAATCCCTGAAGAGAATTTAGTAGTTCGTGGTGGTATGGGTCTGTTTACCGGACGTATTCCATTGGTATGGCCTGGTGCTATCTTCAACAACAACGGAATTTTCGTAGGTGGTTATTCTGCTAATGCAACTCAGCTGAATACTATCCGTTTCAGACCTGATCCTAGTAACCAATGGTCTCCTGCTGAAGTAGGTGCTGGTATCACTAAAGGTCCTTTGAACCTGACTGCAGCTGAATTCAAAGTTCCAAAACTGTTCAGAACTTCTATCGCATTTGACAAGAAGTTTGGTGATGGTTGGTCTGGATCTTTGGAAGCTATCTACAGTAAGAATCTGAATGAGATCTATTACACCAACATCAACCTGTTACCACCAGTTGGTACTTCATTAGGTGCTGGTAGCCGTAACGTTTATCCAACTACAAACAATGGTCGTATTCCTTTGAATGCTGACGGTTCTAACCCTTACGATAATGCGATTCTATTGAGCAATAACCAAGGTCCAACCGGTTATGCTTATAACTTCACAGCTTCAGTAAGCAAAAGAACTCGTACTGGTTTTGCATTTGACTTGAGCTATACTTTCGGTAACTCAACTACTGTTAACGATGGTACCAGCTCTGTAAACCTGAGCCAGTGGAGATTCATGGAAACTGTAAATGGTAGAAACTTTATCACCAGATCTAATTCAGATTTCAGCGCAGGTCACAGAATCTTTGCTTACCTGAGCAAGAAATTTGAATATGCGAATAAGAAACTGGCTACCACTGTAACTCTTGTTTATACTGGTCAGTCTGGCAACCCATACAGCTATGTATACGGTGTAGGTTCAATGGTTCGTGATGATGGTACCAACGGTACTAATGACCTGATCTACATTCCAACTTCAGCAGATCTTTCAAGCATGATCTTCTTAAGCAACACAGTAAGTGGTGTTACTTATACTCCTGATCAACAAAGAGCTGCTTTGGAAAGCTTTATTCAAAGCGACAACTACCTGCGTCAGAATCGTGGTAAATTTGCTGAAAGAAACGGTAGCCGTTTACCTTTCACAAACATCATCGATTTGAAGATCGCACAGGACTTCAATATCAAAGTGGGTAACAGACGTTATCAGTTCCAGTTGACTTACGATGTATTCAACTTTGGTAACATGCTGAACAGAAATTGGGGCCGCACTTACTTCCTGAGCAACGACAACTTCCAGTTGATCCAGTTTGCAGGATATGTAAATGCTGCTACCAACTTAACTCCACAATTCAGATTCAACCCTACACAAGTTGGACGTAGCCCTTGGAACGTAAGCACCACAACAAATGCTGCTTATGCTGCAAGATGGATCAGCCAAGTAGGTCTGAGATTTAACTTCTAA
- a CDS encoding alpha/beta hydrolase-fold protein, with protein sequence MAETPSEISLTSIQVSRHTVHSEFLERDVLIDLYLPVESFRKDPLSLLLINDGQDLPKMPFDELLDQLITDGEIQPLIAVGIHCGEDRKMEYGTAYAADYKGRGAKAGLYTKFIFDELLPFIRKVSQIQSFKDKSFSGFSLGALSAMDIVWNHPSEFNRIGVFSGSLWWRRKGYEEGYEDEKDRLMHLQVRKGGFYPWIRTFIQCGQLDEAEDRNKNGIIDSIDDALDLIFEMKSKGYTDEHIHYLEMEDGKHDVPTWAKAFPAFLKWGWGL encoded by the coding sequence ATGGCAGAAACCCCTTCTGAAATATCCCTTACATCCATTCAAGTATCACGACATACGGTTCATTCTGAGTTTTTAGAAAGAGATGTTTTGATCGATCTGTATTTGCCTGTGGAATCGTTTCGAAAAGATCCATTGAGTTTATTGTTGATCAATGATGGACAAGACCTCCCCAAAATGCCTTTTGATGAGCTATTGGATCAATTGATCACGGATGGAGAGATACAACCTTTGATAGCTGTAGGTATTCATTGTGGTGAGGATCGGAAGATGGAGTATGGAACCGCTTATGCAGCAGATTATAAGGGGAGGGGAGCTAAAGCAGGTTTGTATACCAAATTCATTTTTGATGAGCTGCTGCCCTTTATCAGAAAGGTTTCACAGATACAGTCTTTTAAGGATAAATCTTTCTCAGGGTTTTCATTAGGTGCCTTAAGTGCAATGGATATAGTTTGGAATCACCCAAGTGAGTTCAATCGAATTGGCGTATTCAGTGGTTCATTATGGTGGCGAAGAAAAGGCTATGAGGAGGGTTATGAAGATGAAAAGGATCGCCTCATGCATTTACAGGTACGCAAAGGTGGTTTTTATCCTTGGATCCGCACATTCATTCAATGCGGACAATTAGATGAAGCAGAAGACAGAAATAAGAATGGGATTATTGATAGTATCGATGATGCGCTGGATCTCATTTTTGAAATGAAATCCAAAGGTTATACCGATGAACATATCCATTATCTCGAGATGGAAGATGGCAAACATGATGTTCCCACCTGGGCCAAAGCTTTTCCCGCGTTTTTGAAATGGGGTTGGGGTTTATAG
- a CDS encoding carboxylate-amine ligase codes for MGNRKYAHFTLGVEEEYMVLDPSTRELKSHEQKIVIEGQKILKDKVKAEMHQAVVEVGTDICADIDEAFKDVAALRGTIAAIAGELGLWVGASGTHPFSHWENQLITDHVRYNQIVNELQEAARSNLIFGLHVHVGMEDRRMAIHIANTARYFLPHVYALSTNSPFWEGRQTGYKSFRTKVFDKFPRTGIPDYFENIESYESYVNLLIKTNCIDNAKKIWWDLRVHPFFNTVEFRICDVPMTINETITIAALFQAICAKIYKLRTQNLSFMMYQRSVINENKWRASRYGIDGTLIDFGKETEVETKALILELLDFVDDVVDDLGSRHILNYVHTIFQQGTGADRQLAVFQKNQNLVEVVDYIQDQFLRV; via the coding sequence ATGGGAAACAGGAAGTATGCGCATTTTACCTTAGGCGTTGAAGAAGAGTATATGGTATTAGACCCGAGTACGAGGGAACTAAAAAGCCATGAGCAAAAAATAGTGATTGAAGGACAAAAAATCCTGAAAGACAAAGTAAAAGCCGAAATGCACCAGGCAGTGGTGGAAGTGGGTACAGACATTTGTGCTGATATCGATGAGGCATTCAAAGATGTTGCTGCACTCAGAGGTACAATTGCTGCCATAGCAGGTGAACTGGGCTTGTGGGTTGGTGCATCAGGCACACATCCTTTCAGTCATTGGGAAAATCAGTTGATCACTGATCATGTCCGCTATAACCAGATCGTCAATGAACTGCAGGAAGCAGCGAGAAGCAACCTCATTTTTGGTCTGCATGTACATGTGGGTATGGAAGACAGAAGAATGGCGATTCATATTGCCAATACAGCTCGTTATTTTTTACCACACGTATACGCTTTAAGTACCAACTCTCCTTTTTGGGAAGGAAGACAAACCGGCTATAAATCGTTCCGCACTAAAGTCTTTGATAAATTTCCAAGAACCGGTATTCCTGATTATTTCGAGAATATTGAATCTTATGAGAGTTATGTGAATCTCTTGATCAAAACGAACTGCATCGATAATGCAAAAAAGATCTGGTGGGACCTTCGTGTGCATCCATTTTTTAATACCGTTGAATTCAGGATCTGTGATGTACCGATGACCATCAATGAAACCATTACCATTGCAGCCCTGTTTCAGGCCATATGTGCCAAAATCTATAAACTGAGAACGCAGAATCTTAGTTTTATGATGTACCAGCGCTCTGTGATCAACGAAAACAAATGGAGGGCCAGCAGATATGGTATTGATGGAACACTCATCGATTTTGGAAAAGAAACAGAAGTAGAAACCAAAGCCCTGATCTTGGAATTATTGGATTTTGTTGACGATGTGGTCGATGATCTTGGCAGCAGACATATCCTAAACTACGTACATACCATCTTCCAGCAAGGGACCGGCGCTGACAGACAATTGGCCGTCTTCCAAAAAAATCAGAACCTGGTTGAGGTGGTGGATTATATTCAAGATCAGTTTTTGAGAGTCTGA
- a CDS encoding sigma-70 family RNA polymerase sigma factor, translated as MLFDKYAGKMMSVCLRYANDAMEAEDMIQDAFIKVFQYIGQFKFEGSFEGWIRRIVVNTAIRHLERKKMKFKDIDDHSQQAPQVDPGAYAHLGEEDLMKLINQLPDGYRVVFNLNVIEGYSHEEIAEMLNIQAGTSRSQLVKARKMLQQQILQLQKIAV; from the coding sequence ATGCTTTTTGATAAGTATGCCGGCAAGATGATGAGCGTATGTCTACGATACGCCAATGACGCCATGGAAGCAGAGGATATGATCCAGGATGCGTTTATCAAGGTTTTCCAGTACATCGGTCAATTCAAGTTTGAGGGTTCATTTGAAGGTTGGATCAGACGTATTGTGGTCAATACCGCGATCCGGCACTTGGAAAGAAAAAAGATGAAGTTCAAGGATATTGATGACCATAGTCAACAAGCCCCACAGGTGGATCCGGGTGCTTATGCTCATTTGGGGGAAGAGGATCTGATGAAACTCATCAATCAATTACCGGATGGTTACAGGGTAGTATTCAACCTGAATGTGATCGAGGGGTATAGTCATGAAGAAATAGCAGAAATGCTCAATATACAAGCAGGAACGAGCCGTAGCCAATTGGTGAAAGCAAGGAAAATGCTTCAACAACAAATCTTACAATTGCAAAAAATTGCTGTATAA
- a CDS encoding outer membrane beta-barrel protein, with translation MTDNQFDNFIRAKLHDHSAPVPAGLWDKVNPAKDDKDPKGGFLLPKKILWVWALLLFVGSLTGYLIFSNASSSKDTTVSSAQTVVTTDDHTNEALPHSSTNTETSQRNSIQDQPVQANDLTKENTTIETAADEVIKKVNPVSSMTANNNLAEKNTKGTDLSKTEGSNAGMYEVAVTNNKRKIGPDYIEATPAFIKKSNQQSLKSNNTIAQSISTESDQDNEQISFDIPLTFNSKLEEGNIISLSRFNHTLTGLQKDQISSAYAKKFKNVIVCPPSKGGNTDWFVEVYAAPELAFKSIENVSATPQYLQRKDSSESMRLGYSAGVRIIKPITDNFLVKAGLQYTQINEKFTYRTENEVRTTTVISVRTIIRGPGDTLRIADTSTVQQTGFKNNTIRNRYRSFDIPVTLGYQFGNDDLQFGVNAGVIFNISSWYKGVILDSSMSAVPISKGSNSIYKNNIGLGLYGGFSVLKRLGEDTQLFFEPYFRYNLSGITNEQSSFKQRFSLGGLSIGLRYNLNRK, from the coding sequence ATGACAGATAACCAATTTGATAATTTCATCAGGGCCAAACTCCATGACCATAGCGCCCCTGTGCCGGCCGGGTTATGGGATAAAGTGAACCCCGCTAAAGATGATAAAGATCCGAAAGGAGGCTTCCTTCTTCCCAAAAAAATTCTTTGGGTATGGGCACTGTTATTGTTCGTAGGTTCCTTAACCGGATACCTGATCTTCAGCAATGCTTCTTCTTCGAAGGATACAACTGTTTCTTCGGCACAGACAGTTGTTACTACCGATGATCATACAAATGAAGCTTTACCACACTCTTCTACAAACACAGAAACATCTCAAAGAAACTCAATACAAGATCAACCGGTACAAGCAAATGATTTGACTAAAGAGAATACGACAATTGAAACAGCAGCAGATGAAGTAATCAAAAAGGTTAACCCTGTTTCATCCATGACTGCTAACAACAATTTAGCAGAGAAAAATACAAAAGGAACTGATCTTTCTAAAACAGAGGGATCAAATGCTGGCATGTATGAAGTAGCCGTAACCAATAACAAAAGAAAAATAGGTCCTGATTATATTGAAGCAACTCCTGCATTTATCAAAAAGAGCAATCAACAGTCGCTCAAATCCAACAATACAATTGCCCAGTCTATCTCAACTGAAAGCGATCAAGACAACGAACAAATATCCTTCGATATCCCATTGACTTTTAACAGCAAACTTGAGGAAGGTAATATTATCTCACTCAGCAGATTCAACCATACACTTACTGGTCTACAAAAAGACCAGATCAGTTCTGCTTACGCAAAAAAATTCAAGAACGTGATCGTATGTCCACCTTCCAAAGGAGGTAATACAGATTGGTTTGTTGAAGTATATGCCGCTCCGGAACTAGCATTCAAATCGATTGAAAATGTATCTGCAACTCCGCAATATTTACAAAGGAAAGACAGCAGTGAATCTATGCGTTTAGGATATTCTGCCGGTGTAAGGATCATCAAACCGATCACAGATAACTTTTTAGTGAAAGCAGGTTTACAATACACTCAGATCAATGAAAAATTCACTTACAGAACGGAGAACGAAGTAAGAACTACCACGGTTATTTCTGTTAGAACGATCATTCGCGGACCCGGCGATACACTCAGAATAGCTGACACCAGCACTGTTCAACAAACGGGTTTTAAAAACAATACCATTCGTAATCGTTACCGCAGTTTTGATATCCCGGTTACGTTGGGTTATCAGTTCGGAAATGACGATCTACAGTTTGGTGTTAATGCTGGCGTAATCTTTAATATCTCTTCCTGGTATAAAGGTGTTATTCTGGATAGTAGTATGTCTGCAGTGCCCATCAGCAAAGGCAGTAACAGTATCTATAAAAATAATATCGGACTAGGATTGTATGGAGGCTTTAGTGTATTAAAGAGATTAGGAGAAGATACACAATTATTCTTTGAACCTTATTTCAGATATAATCTATCAGGTATAACCAATGAGCAGTCCTCTTTCAAACAAAGATTCAGTTTAGGAGGATTATCGATCGGATTGCGTTATAACTTAAATAGAAAATGA
- the def gene encoding peptide deformylase — translation MILPIVAYGAQVLRKKGVVINADYPGLEKLIADMWETMYASNGVGLAAPQINKDIRLFVVDSTQIFEHMEAEDKGKYPDEPGIKKVFINAQIRSLGGEEWPYNEGCLSIPNIREDVMRKEEVELEYMDENFKLHVETFKGITARVILHEYDHIEGKLFIDYLKPLRRKMLQGKLNDISKGKSRVDYKMIVLK, via the coding sequence ATGATACTTCCAATTGTAGCCTATGGGGCTCAGGTTTTAAGGAAAAAAGGAGTGGTAATCAATGCTGATTACCCTGGCTTAGAGAAACTGATCGCAGATATGTGGGAGACCATGTATGCAAGTAATGGTGTTGGATTGGCAGCTCCGCAGATCAATAAGGATATCCGTTTGTTTGTGGTAGATAGCACACAAATATTTGAGCACATGGAAGCAGAGGACAAGGGTAAGTATCCTGATGAGCCGGGCATTAAAAAAGTATTCATCAACGCACAGATCCGTTCATTGGGCGGTGAAGAATGGCCTTATAATGAAGGATGTTTGAGTATTCCCAATATTCGGGAAGATGTGATGCGAAAAGAAGAAGTTGAACTGGAATACATGGATGAAAATTTCAAGTTGCACGTAGAGACTTTCAAAGGGATCACCGCTAGGGTCATTTTACATGAGTATGATCATATTGAAGGCAAGCTTTTTATTGATTACCTGAAACCTCTTCGACGTAAAATGCTGCAGGGTAAATTGAATGATATCAGCAAGGGTAAGTCTCGTGTTGATTATAAAATGATCGTACTAAAATGA
- the ruvX gene encoding Holliday junction resolvase RuvX has protein sequence MARILCIDYGGKRTGLAVTDPLQIIASALTTIETKALFPFLKKYIQTEAVELILIGEPLGLDDRPTHATPLVKAAIQRLRKEFPQIPVETVDERYTSKMASRAMIDMGMKKKDRQIKGNIDQIAATIMLQEYLERQA, from the coding sequence ATGGCAAGAATTCTTTGTATCGATTATGGTGGAAAAAGAACGGGGCTGGCGGTCACCGATCCTTTGCAAATTATTGCCAGTGCTTTGACGACCATCGAGACCAAAGCATTATTTCCTTTTTTGAAAAAATACATACAAACGGAGGCGGTTGAATTGATACTCATCGGAGAACCGCTCGGACTAGATGATCGACCAACACATGCCACTCCTTTGGTAAAGGCAGCTATTCAGCGACTTAGAAAAGAATTCCCCCAAATACCTGTTGAAACGGTAGATGAAAGATATACCTCTAAAATGGCCAGCAGAGCTATGATCGACATGGGGATGAAGAAAAAAGACCGACAAATCAAAGGCAATATCGATCAGATAGCTGCTACAATTATGTTGCAGGAGTATTTGGAGAGACAGGCGTGA
- a CDS encoding UbiA-like polyprenyltransferase, producing the protein MAGIKNYLSLVKFSHTIFAMPFAMIGLFLGVTYGEPVYDSYLQNQLYGYLHPFAVTALLVVICMVTARSAAMAFNRYLDRAFDAKNPRTAIREIPKGIISPESALRFVILNSVLFVLSTWFINPLCFYLSPVALFVILFYSYTKRFTMLCHLVLGLGLSLAPIGAYLAVTGVFDWLPILFSLSVIFWVSGFDIIYAMQDVDFDQSQKLHSIPASLGKERALQLSTVLHLLSAACIITAGVYGDFHWLYWIGTVVFCGMLIYQHSIVKPHDLSRVNIAFMTANGIASVVFGVLVIVAMLL; encoded by the coding sequence ATGGCCGGCATAAAGAATTACCTGAGTCTTGTCAAATTTTCGCACACCATTTTTGCGATGCCTTTTGCCATGATCGGGTTGTTTTTAGGAGTGACATATGGCGAACCCGTTTATGATAGCTACTTACAAAATCAGTTATATGGTTATCTGCATCCTTTTGCAGTGACAGCCCTTTTGGTGGTCATTTGCATGGTCACAGCCAGAAGCGCTGCCATGGCTTTCAACCGATATCTCGATCGAGCATTTGATGCAAAGAATCCACGCACCGCTATTCGTGAAATACCCAAAGGCATCATATCTCCGGAAAGTGCCTTGCGTTTTGTGATACTCAATAGTGTTTTATTTGTACTCTCTACCTGGTTCATCAACCCACTTTGTTTTTATCTATCACCGGTTGCTTTATTTGTGATCCTTTTTTATAGCTATACCAAACGCTTCACCATGTTATGCCACCTGGTGCTGGGATTGGGCTTGTCACTCGCGCCTATTGGTGCATATCTCGCTGTAACGGGTGTATTTGATTGGCTACCAATTTTATTTTCTCTGTCAGTGATCTTCTGGGTCAGTGGCTTTGATATTATTTATGCGATGCAGGATGTTGATTTTGATCAATCACAAAAATTACATTCGATACCTGCATCCTTAGGGAAGGAAAGGGCATTGCAGTTATCGACAGTCCTACATTTATTGAGCGCTGCATGTATCATAACAGCCGGAGTATACGGTGATTTTCATTGGTTATATTGGATAGGAACGGTCGTTTTTTGTGGGATGCTGATCTATCAACACTCCATCGTAAAACCACATGATCTTAGTCGCGTTAATATCGCTTTCATGACCGCCAATGGTATTGCCAGCGTAGTATTCGGTGTCTTGGTGATCGTGGCGATGTTGTTGTAG
- a CDS encoding RNA methyltransferase produces the protein MRKLSMDELGRKSVSDFKEADKHRLMLVLDNIRSMHNVGSVFRSADAFLVEGICLCGYTPQPPHRDIHKTALGATETVDWMYFSTTLEAVQQLKQKGYKIFALEQAEGSISLEQFHASQHLPAAIVLGNEVEGVDAEVIKYCDGCIEIPQFGMKHSLNVSVATGIVLWEAVRGMI, from the coding sequence ATGCGAAAATTGAGCATGGATGAACTTGGGCGCAAATCAGTATCTGATTTTAAGGAAGCTGATAAGCACAGACTAATGCTGGTATTGGATAATATCCGGAGTATGCATAATGTGGGTAGTGTGTTTAGATCTGCCGATGCATTTCTGGTGGAAGGAATCTGTCTTTGTGGATATACGCCACAGCCACCCCATCGTGATATTCATAAAACCGCATTGGGCGCAACCGAGACTGTTGATTGGATGTATTTTTCAACAACACTTGAAGCAGTTCAGCAATTAAAACAAAAAGGGTATAAAATATTTGCGCTGGAACAAGCAGAAGGAAGTATTTCTCTGGAGCAATTCCATGCATCCCAACATTTGCCTGCAGCTATTGTTTTAGGGAATGAAGTAGAAGGAGTGGATGCAGAAGTAATAAAATATTGCGATGGATGTATCGAGATACCGCAATTTGGGATGAAACATTCGCTCAATGTATCAGTTGCAACAGGTATTGTTTTGTGGGAAGCAGTGAGAGGGATGATCTGA